CCAGCGCAACTACCCAGCCGCCTTGGCCGAGCTCGATCGTCTGGTGCAACTGAGCCCCGACAGCCCGAAGGTCCCCGGCGCCATGCTCAAGATCGGCTACATCCAATTCGAGCAAAAGGCGTTCGACCAGGCGCGCGCCACGCTCGAACAGGTCGTCAGCCGCTACCCCGCCAGCACCGAGGCACGCCTCGCAAGAAGCCGTCTGGAGCGGATCGGCCAAGAGTTGCGCTGAGCGATCCGGGCCGGCGCACGGCCGCGACGACACCCGTTTCGACGGGCGTACGTCGTAGCCCTTCAAAAAGACCGCGCGCCGCATTATACTGACCGGCTTTCGCGCCCTTAGCTCAGTTGGTAGAGCATCTGACTTTTAATCAGGTGGTCGCAGGTTCGAGCCCTGCAGGGCGCACCATAAAAACAACGAACAAGGCCACTTCGGTGGCCTTGTTCGTTTCCGGAGTGTGCCGGAAAAATGTGCGCACAGGCTCCCACGCTCCCCGTGAACTCACTCCCACGCGGAGCCTGGGAGTGAGCCAGTAGCCGGTAGAGTGGACGATCGAGAGCAAAGACAGGTGACACCTTCGTGAACGCGTAGGATGGGTAGAGCGGCAGCGAAACCCATCCTCCAAACCACCGCGTTGCAGGGTTTCGGTCCGATGCCCTTGGCGCGGGCTGGATGGGTTTCGCTTCGCTCTGCGGCCTATCGCTACTTCAGTGCATCCTGTACTGCTTGGCGCGGGGTAGATGGGTTTCGCTTCGCTCTACCCATCCTACGTGTTTCGGTTGTTTTTGAATGGTTCGTTAGAGGCGCCCGTCGGAGCCGTTATCCGGGAGCTCGCGGCCGGTCCCACGGACAACGCCGTCGGCTCCAGCGCCTTCCCAAAGGGCTGTTTGAGCAGACACTTTGCACGGAAACGGAAATCAGGTACGCGTCCATGACATCCGAACCGGGTATCGATGTTCGCTGGAAGCAACGCTTTGCCAATTACCGGCGCGCCTTTCTGCAACTGAGCGATGCCGTGAGCCTTGCCGCGGAACGATCCTTGAGCCCGCTCGAGCAACAAGGGCTCATCAAGGCGTTCGAGTTCACCCATGAGCTCGCCTGGAATGTCATGAAGGATTACTTCGAGTACCAAGGCAACACCGCGATCACCGGATCGCGCGACGCCATTCGGGAAGCCTTCCGCCGCGGTCTTGTCACCGACGGCGAGACCTGGATGGAGACCATCAAGAGCAGAAACCGCTCCTCGCACACCTATGACGAGAATACCGCGAAGCAACTGATCGAGATCATCGGCACACGTTACATGAGCCTGTTCGACGCCTTCCAAACCCGCATGCAAGGGCTGGCCGACGATGCCGTTGGATGACATCACCCCGGACACCTGCGGATTGTCCGAATCGGTGATCGACCGGATTCGCACCCTGCTCGACGCCTGTCCCGCGGTCGAGCGGGCACTGCTTTACGGATCCAGAGCCAAGGGGAACTACCGCCGTGGCTCGGATATCGACCTTGTCCTGGAGGGAGAGCAACTCGACGACATCCAAGTGTTGACACTGGAAACCCAGCTCGACGACTTGCTGCTGCCCTACCAGATCGACCTTTCACGCCTTGCCGCGATCGAAAATGCAGCGCTTCTGGAGCACATTCGGCGTGTGGGTCGGGTGTTTTACCAACGATGATCGCACCCACCCGGGGCTTTGCTCATCCTCTCGTCCATGCCTCTTGGGTTCCCCAACCGGACGCGAGACCCCGGCCCCACCCCGGGTACGCCGACTTCAGTCGGCCCCCGGGGAGGCGGACTTCAGTCCGCCGCGCGGTCGCGCTCGGCCGACTGAAGTCGGCGTACCCGGGCGGTCGGCGATCTGGACACTGCCGATGTGGACGAAACGATGATCGAGGCTGGGCGAATTAAGGCCATATTCTCGAGCGGGGTTCGGTGGACTTCGCGCTCGCTCGTCCACCCTACCGGCTCGCTCCCACGCTCCGCGCTTACTCGCTCCCACGCTCCGCGTGGGAGTGTCGCCGGGACGCTCCGCGTCCCTGCCGCGATGCCGACGCGCACCCCCGGCGC
The sequence above is drawn from the Thiocapsa rosea genome and encodes:
- a CDS encoding nucleotidyltransferase substrate binding protein encodes the protein MTSEPGIDVRWKQRFANYRRAFLQLSDAVSLAAERSLSPLEQQGLIKAFEFTHELAWNVMKDYFEYQGNTAITGSRDAIREAFRRGLVTDGETWMETIKSRNRSSHTYDENTAKQLIEIIGTRYMSLFDAFQTRMQGLADDAVG
- a CDS encoding nucleotidyltransferase domain-containing protein; this encodes MDDITPDTCGLSESVIDRIRTLLDACPAVERALLYGSRAKGNYRRGSDIDLVLEGEQLDDIQVLTLETQLDDLLLPYQIDLSRLAAIENAALLEHIRRVGRVFYQR